The following coding sequences lie in one Methylosinus sp. PW1 genomic window:
- the fdhF gene encoding formate dehydrogenase subunit alpha, which produces MSLVKEIDYGTPASKSEKEVTLTIDGVSVSVPEGTSIMRAAMELGTEIPKLCATDSLKAFGSCRLCVVEIDGRFGTPASCTTPVLPGMSVHTQTPRLKAIRRGVMELYISDHPLDCLTCAANGDCELQSMAGAVGLRDVRYGYDGSNHVFARSRVDGKANFDWMPKDESNPYFTYDPSKCIVCNRCVRACEETQGTFALTIDGRGFDSRVSPGMAEAFMDSECVSCGACVQACPTATLTEKSVIAVGQPEHSEVTTCAYCGVGCTFKAEMRGEEIVRMVPWKDGKANHGHSCIKGRFAYGYALHKERVTSPMIRDKATDPWRVVSWDEAIAFAADRFKKIIEKHGKRSVGVITSSRCSNEETYLVQKLTRAGFGNNNTDTCARVCHSPTGYGLNQAFGTSAGTQDFDSVDESDVILVIGANPTDAHPVFGSRMKKRLREGAKLIVVDPRRIDLVRSPHISADHHLALKPGTNVAIVTALAHVIVKEGLVNEAFVRERCDWDEFQDWAAFVSDDRNSPEEVEKLSGVPAEEIRAAARLYATGGRAAIYYGLGVTEHSQGSTTVMAIANLAMATGNLGRRGVGVNPLRGQNNVQGSCDMGSFPHELPGYRHVSNDEVRHAFESAWGVELDNEPGLRIPNMFDAAIAGEFMGLYCQGEDILQSDPDTKHVSRALEAMECVIVQDLFLNETAHYAHVFLPGASFLEKDGTFTNAERRIQRIRKVMSPKNGYGDWEITQMLAKAFGLDWNYSHPSEIMDEIAALTPTFKNVSYEKLEKDGSVQWPCNDASPEGMPIMHIDGFTRGKGKFVITEYVPTDEKTGPRFPLLLTTGRILSQYNVGAQTRRTENSRWHEEDVLEIHPHDAELRGVRDGDWVRIASRAGEITLHAKVTDRVAPGVVYTTFHHPLSQANVVTTDNSDWATNCPEYKVTAVQISPSNGPTEWQEQYRELSVNARRIATAAE; this is translated from the coding sequence ATGAGCCTCGTCAAAGAAATCGATTACGGCACGCCCGCGTCGAAGTCCGAGAAAGAAGTCACTCTGACGATCGACGGCGTATCGGTCAGCGTGCCGGAAGGCACGTCCATCATGCGCGCCGCCATGGAGCTGGGGACGGAAATCCCCAAGCTCTGCGCCACCGACAGCCTGAAGGCCTTCGGCTCCTGCCGTCTCTGCGTCGTCGAGATCGACGGCCGCTTCGGCACGCCGGCCTCCTGCACCACGCCGGTGCTGCCGGGCATGAGCGTGCACACGCAGACGCCTCGCCTCAAGGCGATCCGCCGCGGCGTGATGGAGCTCTATATCTCCGACCATCCGCTCGACTGCCTGACTTGCGCCGCCAATGGCGATTGCGAGCTGCAGTCGATGGCGGGCGCGGTCGGCCTGCGCGACGTGCGCTACGGCTATGACGGCTCCAACCATGTGTTCGCCCGCAGCCGCGTCGACGGCAAGGCGAATTTCGATTGGATGCCGAAGGACGAGTCCAATCCCTATTTCACCTATGACCCGTCGAAATGCATCGTCTGCAATCGTTGCGTCCGCGCCTGCGAGGAGACTCAAGGCACTTTCGCGCTGACGATCGACGGCCGCGGCTTCGACAGCCGCGTCTCGCCCGGCATGGCCGAAGCCTTCATGGATTCGGAATGCGTCTCCTGCGGCGCCTGCGTGCAGGCCTGCCCGACCGCGACCTTGACCGAGAAGTCGGTGATCGCCGTGGGCCAGCCGGAGCATTCGGAAGTCACCACTTGCGCCTATTGCGGCGTCGGCTGCACCTTCAAGGCGGAAATGCGCGGCGAGGAGATCGTCCGCATGGTGCCGTGGAAGGACGGCAAGGCCAATCACGGCCACAGCTGCATCAAGGGCCGCTTCGCTTACGGCTATGCGCTGCACAAGGAGCGCGTCACCTCGCCGATGATCCGCGACAAGGCGACCGACCCCTGGCGCGTCGTGTCCTGGGACGAGGCCATCGCCTTCGCCGCCGATCGCTTCAAGAAGATCATCGAGAAGCATGGCAAGCGCTCGGTCGGCGTGATCACCTCCTCGCGTTGCTCGAATGAGGAGACCTATCTCGTCCAGAAGCTGACCCGCGCCGGCTTCGGCAACAACAACACCGACACTTGCGCGCGCGTCTGCCATTCGCCGACCGGCTATGGCCTCAACCAGGCTTTCGGCACCTCGGCCGGCACGCAGGACTTCGACTCGGTCGACGAATCGGACGTCATTCTCGTCATCGGCGCCAATCCGACCGACGCGCATCCTGTGTTCGGCTCGCGCATGAAGAAGCGCCTGCGCGAGGGCGCCAAGCTGATCGTCGTCGATCCGCGCCGCATCGATCTGGTGCGCTCGCCCCACATCTCGGCCGATCATCATCTGGCGCTGAAGCCCGGCACCAATGTCGCGATCGTCACCGCTCTGGCGCATGTGATCGTCAAGGAAGGCCTCGTCAATGAAGCCTTCGTGCGCGAGCGTTGCGATTGGGACGAGTTCCAGGATTGGGCGGCTTTCGTCTCCGACGATCGCAACAGCCCGGAAGAGGTCGAGAAGCTCTCGGGCGTCCCGGCGGAAGAGATTCGCGCCGCTGCGCGCCTCTACGCCACCGGCGGCCGCGCGGCCATCTATTACGGCCTCGGCGTCACCGAGCACAGCCAGGGCTCGACGACCGTCATGGCCATCGCCAATCTCGCAATGGCGACCGGCAATCTCGGCCGCCGCGGCGTCGGCGTGAACCCGCTGCGCGGACAGAACAATGTGCAGGGCTCCTGCGACATGGGCTCTTTCCCGCATGAGCTGCCGGGCTATCGCCACGTCTCCAACGACGAGGTGCGCCACGCCTTCGAGTCGGCCTGGGGCGTCGAGCTCGACAATGAGCCGGGCCTGCGCATCCCGAATATGTTCGACGCGGCGATCGCCGGCGAGTTCATGGGCCTCTATTGCCAGGGCGAGGACATTCTGCAGTCCGACCCGGACACCAAGCATGTCAGCCGGGCGCTCGAGGCGATGGAGTGCGTCATCGTGCAGGACCTTTTCCTGAACGAGACCGCGCATTACGCCCATGTGTTCCTGCCGGGCGCGAGCTTCCTAGAGAAGGACGGCACCTTCACCAACGCCGAGCGCCGCATTCAGCGCATCCGCAAGGTGATGAGCCCGAAGAACGGCTATGGCGATTGGGAGATCACCCAAATGCTCGCCAAGGCCTTTGGCCTCGATTGGAACTATTCGCATCCGAGCGAGATCATGGATGAGATCGCCGCTCTGACGCCGACCTTCAAGAATGTCTCTTACGAGAAGCTCGAGAAGGACGGCTCGGTGCAATGGCCGTGCAATGACGCGTCGCCGGAAGGCATGCCGATCATGCACATCGACGGCTTCACGCGCGGCAAGGGCAAGTTCGTCATCACCGAATATGTCCCCACCGATGAGAAGACCGGGCCGCGCTTCCCGCTGCTGCTGACGACGGGCCGCATCCTGTCGCAATACAATGTCGGCGCGCAGACCCGCCGCACCGAGAACAGCCGTTGGCACGAGGAGGACGTGCTCGAGATCCATCCGCATGACGCCGAGCTGCGCGGCGTGCGCGATGGGGATTGGGTGCGCATCGCGAGCCGCGCCGGCGAGATCACGCTTCACGCCAAGGTCACCGATCGTGTGGCGCCGGGCGTCGTCTACACCACCTTCCATCACCCGCTCTCGCAGGCGAATGTGGTCACCACCGATAATTCGGATTGGGCCACCAATTGCCCCGAATATAAGGTGACGGCGGTGCAGATCTCGCCCTCCAACGGTCCGACCGAGTGGCAGGAGCAATATCGCGAGCTCTCCGTGAACGCCCGTCGCATCGCGACGGCGGCGGAGTAG
- a CDS encoding NADH-quinone oxidoreductase subunit NuoF → MTKVYVPRDMAALAVGAKRVLAAIEKEAAARGETIQIIRNGSRGLLWLEPLVEVETPEGRIGYGNVKPSDVPSLFDAGFLKGGAHPLSIGKVEDHPYWAKQTRVTFERVGIIDPVNLDDYVAHGGGQGLAKAFEIGPAKVIEEVTKSGLRGRGGAGFPAGIKWKTVADAPADRRYVVTNADEGDSGTFADRMVMEGDPFVLIEGMTICGYAIGASKGFIYLRAEYPQCAEVLTEALEAARKGGWLGPNVRGSGFAFDIELRIGAGAYVCGEETSLLESLEGHRGIVRAKPPLPAHVGFMGRPTVVNNVLTLATAPAILAKGGEYYASFGVGRSRGTMPLQIAGNVKFGGLYETPFGLTLGEIVNDIGGGTLSGRPVRAVQCGGPLGAYVPPSLFDTPFDYEAFQKHDSLIGHGGLVVFDDTVDMAQMARFGMEFCAIESCGKCTPCRIGSTRGVETIDKIVEGVDVEANIELLSDLCNTMKFGSLCALGGFAPYPVESALRHYPEDFRKATLPAAAE, encoded by the coding sequence ATGACCAAGGTTTATGTGCCCCGCGATATGGCCGCGCTGGCCGTCGGCGCCAAGCGCGTCCTCGCCGCCATAGAGAAAGAGGCCGCCGCGCGCGGCGAGACCATTCAGATCATCCGCAACGGCTCGCGCGGCCTGCTCTGGCTCGAGCCTCTGGTCGAGGTCGAGACGCCGGAAGGCCGCATCGGCTACGGCAATGTGAAGCCCTCGGATGTTCCCTCGCTGTTCGATGCGGGATTCCTGAAGGGCGGGGCGCATCCGCTCTCCATCGGCAAGGTCGAGGATCATCCCTATTGGGCCAAGCAGACGCGCGTGACCTTCGAGCGCGTCGGAATCATCGATCCGGTGAATCTCGATGATTACGTCGCTCACGGCGGCGGGCAGGGCCTCGCCAAAGCCTTCGAGATCGGGCCGGCCAAGGTCATAGAGGAAGTCACCAAGTCCGGCCTGCGCGGCCGCGGCGGCGCGGGCTTCCCGGCCGGAATCAAATGGAAGACCGTCGCCGACGCTCCGGCCGACCGCCGCTATGTCGTCACCAACGCCGACGAAGGCGATTCGGGCACTTTCGCCGATCGCATGGTGATGGAGGGCGATCCCTTCGTCCTCATCGAGGGCATGACGATCTGCGGCTACGCCATCGGCGCGAGCAAGGGCTTCATCTATCTGCGCGCGGAATATCCGCAATGCGCCGAGGTGCTGACCGAGGCGCTGGAGGCCGCTCGCAAGGGCGGCTGGCTCGGTCCGAATGTGCGCGGCTCCGGCTTCGCCTTCGACATTGAGCTGCGCATCGGCGCCGGCGCCTATGTCTGCGGCGAGGAGACCTCGCTGCTGGAGAGCCTCGAAGGTCATCGCGGCATCGTGCGCGCCAAGCCGCCGCTGCCGGCGCATGTCGGCTTCATGGGCCGCCCCACGGTCGTCAACAATGTGCTGACGCTCGCCACGGCCCCGGCCATTCTCGCCAAGGGCGGCGAATATTACGCCTCTTTCGGCGTCGGCCGCTCGCGGGGCACCATGCCGCTGCAGATCGCCGGCAATGTGAAGTTCGGCGGCCTCTATGAGACGCCCTTCGGCCTGACGCTGGGCGAGATCGTCAACGACATCGGCGGCGGCACGCTCTCTGGTCGTCCGGTGCGCGCCGTGCAATGCGGCGGCCCGCTCGGCGCCTATGTGCCCCCGTCGCTGTTCGACACGCCCTTCGACTATGAGGCGTTCCAAAAGCACGACAGCCTCATCGGCCATGGCGGCCTCGTCGTTTTCGACGACACCGTGGACATGGCGCAAATGGCGCGCTTCGGCATGGAGTTCTGCGCCATAGAGAGCTGCGGCAAATGCACGCCCTGCCGCATCGGCTCCACCCGCGGCGTCGAGACGATCGACAAGATCGTCGAAGGCGTCGATGTGGAGGCGAATATCGAGCTGCTGTCCGACCTCTGCAACACGATGAAGTTCGGCTCCCTCTGCGCGCTCGGAGGTTTCGCCCCATATCCGGTCGAGAGCGCCCTTCGTCATTATCCAGAAGATTTCCGCAAAGCGACGCTTCCCGCCGCCGCCGAGTGA
- a CDS encoding formate dehydrogenase subunit gamma codes for MSGAVPWNEARAQEIIDAHLGLEGPALPILHAIQEEFGYVPEAVVPQLAQSLNISRAEMHGVVTFYHDFRHAPAGRHVLKLCRAESCQSMGSEKIAKDFLERIKLEWGGTANDGSLTVEAIYCLGLCAHSPGALYDGEPIGRVDAEILDELASEAQKS; via the coding sequence ATGTCTGGCGCTGTTCCGTGGAACGAAGCGCGGGCGCAGGAGATCATCGACGCCCATCTCGGGCTCGAGGGTCCTGCCCTGCCTATCTTGCATGCTATCCAGGAAGAATTCGGCTATGTGCCCGAGGCCGTCGTGCCACAATTGGCGCAATCGCTGAACATCTCCCGGGCCGAGATGCATGGCGTCGTCACTTTCTACCATGATTTCCGTCACGCGCCGGCCGGCCGCCATGTGCTGAAGCTGTGCCGGGCGGAGTCCTGCCAGTCCATGGGGTCGGAGAAGATCGCCAAGGACTTCCTCGAGCGCATCAAGCTCGAATGGGGCGGGACCGCCAATGACGGCTCGCTGACGGTCGAGGCGATCTATTGTCTCGGCCTCTGCGCCCACAGCCCCGGCGCTCTCTACGACGGCGAGCCGATCGGCCGCGTCGATGCGGAGATTCTGGACGAGCTGGCGTCGGAGGCGCAGAAATCATGA
- a CDS encoding LysR family transcriptional regulator — MIDKLEFFITVAKERSFSRAAELCGVTQPTLSAGIKQLEDSLGVLLVNRSSRFHSLTAEGERVLEWAKRIVADARAMRQEVRTLKEGLGGQLKIAAIPTALTMIPALTTPFREKHPGVRFTILTSSSTEILSMLDNLEIDAGLTYLDNEPLGRVRTVPLFSERYRLLTAADNPLGNRDKVTWADVGRIPLCLLTPDMQNRRIVERLIRDAGGEPEPALESNSVIVLFAHVKTGRWATILPEKLVDSLRVAAPLRSIPIVEPEAVHEIGLVVPLREPTIPQVAALVAEAKKLAKNPIVGDL; from the coding sequence GTGATCGACAAGCTGGAATTCTTCATCACCGTCGCCAAGGAGCGCAGCTTTTCCCGCGCGGCGGAGCTCTGCGGCGTGACGCAGCCGACGCTCTCGGCCGGAATCAAGCAGCTCGAGGACAGTCTCGGCGTCCTACTCGTCAATCGCTCCTCCCGCTTCCACAGCCTCACCGCCGAGGGCGAGCGCGTGCTGGAATGGGCCAAGCGCATCGTCGCCGATGCGCGCGCCATGCGGCAGGAGGTGCGCACGCTGAAGGAGGGGCTCGGCGGCCAGCTCAAGATCGCCGCCATTCCCACGGCGCTGACCATGATTCCCGCGCTGACCACGCCGTTTCGCGAGAAGCATCCCGGCGTGCGCTTCACCATTCTCACCAGCTCCTCGACCGAGATTTTGTCCATGCTGGACAATCTCGAGATCGACGCCGGCCTCACCTATCTCGACAATGAGCCGCTGGGGCGGGTGCGGACAGTGCCGCTCTTTTCCGAGCGCTATCGGCTGCTGACCGCGGCCGACAATCCGCTCGGCAATCGGGACAAGGTGACTTGGGCCGACGTCGGCCGCATCCCGCTCTGCCTGCTGACGCCGGACATGCAGAATCGCCGCATCGTCGAGCGGCTGATCCGCGACGCCGGCGGCGAGCCCGAGCCCGCGCTCGAATCGAATTCGGTCATCGTCCTCTTCGCCCATGTGAAGACAGGACGTTGGGCCACCATCCTACCCGAAAAGCTGGTCGACTCGCTGCGAGTCGCCGCCCCCTTGCGCTCTATTCCCATCGTCGAGCCGGAGGCCGTCCACGAGATCGGATTGGTCGTTCCGCTGCGCGAGCCGACCATTCCGCAGGTCGCCGCGCTCGTCGCCGAGGCGAAGAAGCTCGCAAAGAATCCGATAGTTGGCGATCTATAG
- a CDS encoding acyltransferase: MVYPLGMIGIGIGLAYLAAFAAGGLLLRYGFPLSSSPGRIGRIDGLRGLLALSVMMHHFVIWMQATRLGGSWERPTVLFLENLGGGSVSIFFMITGFLFHRVALEGFHISRIAALWVGRFFRLTPLVAASVAATCLIILWTQDYSIRPDTVFTPLLSWVAALGQPPLLGHADSGRIDAYVLWSLKYEWAFYLFGLPLMAIAYDLFRGKAPNAALPLALIIGSLAATRFVAFDWLAFPPLFAMGMLASEAAKLDEARIWSSSRGGMFTATICLLAALACAPKPYGTPWDFLLGLFFASVACGNDIFGLLRRRALLALGECSYGIYLFHGIVLFILFYFGAPSLAALDTASLPLLLPLVAIIVVALTATTFVTIEKPGGAYGRAIVARFSSAPSAPSEDKVVG; the protein is encoded by the coding sequence TTGGTCTATCCATTGGGCATGATCGGCATTGGGATCGGCCTCGCCTATCTCGCCGCCTTCGCAGCGGGCGGCCTCCTCCTTCGCTACGGCTTTCCGCTTTCTTCGTCGCCCGGGCGGATCGGCCGAATAGACGGGTTGCGAGGCCTGCTCGCGCTCTCGGTGATGATGCATCATTTCGTGATCTGGATGCAGGCGACGCGGCTCGGCGGGAGCTGGGAGCGGCCGACGGTCCTGTTTCTGGAAAATCTCGGCGGCGGCAGCGTGTCGATATTCTTCATGATCACAGGTTTTCTATTTCATCGCGTCGCGCTGGAAGGATTTCATATTTCCAGAATAGCGGCGCTATGGGTCGGCCGTTTCTTTCGGCTGACGCCGCTGGTCGCCGCCTCCGTCGCGGCGACATGTCTGATCATTCTGTGGACGCAGGATTATTCCATTCGGCCGGACACGGTTTTCACGCCGCTGCTGAGCTGGGTGGCGGCTCTGGGCCAACCTCCGCTTCTCGGCCATGCCGACAGCGGCCGCATCGACGCCTATGTGCTGTGGTCGCTGAAATATGAGTGGGCCTTCTATCTTTTCGGCCTTCCGCTGATGGCGATCGCCTACGACCTGTTCCGCGGCAAAGCGCCGAATGCGGCGCTTCCGTTGGCGCTCATCATCGGCAGCCTGGCGGCGACGCGTTTCGTCGCTTTCGATTGGCTCGCGTTTCCGCCATTGTTCGCGATGGGGATGCTGGCCAGCGAGGCGGCGAAGCTCGACGAGGCGCGGATCTGGTCTTCCTCGCGCGGTGGAATGTTCACGGCCACAATATGCCTGCTCGCGGCCTTGGCTTGCGCTCCCAAGCCTTATGGGACGCCATGGGATTTTCTGCTCGGACTCTTCTTCGCCTCTGTCGCCTGCGGCAATGATATCTTCGGCCTTTTGCGGAGACGGGCGCTTCTGGCGCTCGGAGAATGCTCCTATGGAATATATCTATTCCATGGCATTGTTCTCTTCATTCTTTTCTATTTCGGCGCGCCCTCGCTCGCGGCGCTGGACACGGCCAGCCTGCCGCTGCTTCTGCCATTGGTCGCGATCATCGTCGTGGCGCTGACGGCGACGACTTTCGTCACGATCGAGAAGCCGGGGGGCGCTTACGGTCGTGCGATCGTCGCTCGATTTTCTTCTGCGCCCTCGGCGCCGTCCGAGGATAAAGTGGTCGGATGA
- the proS gene encoding proline--tRNA ligase: MKRALSVTREENFAQWYQAIVAEADMAETSPVRGCMIVKPWGYGVWELIQGALDRRIKETGHDNCYFPLFIPMSFIAQEASHVEGFAKEMAVVTHHRLKAVDGKLVVDPDSKLEEPLIVRPTSETIIGDAFRRWVSSHRDLPVLINQWANVVRWEMRTRLFLRTSEFLWQEGHTAHADEADAREETRKMLEVYRQIVEDALAVPVIAGEKPENERFPGAVNTYSIEAMMQDGKALQAGTSHYLGTNFAHAQNIRFQSASGELEYCHTTSWGVSTRLIGGVIMTHGDDDGLRLPPAIAPRQVVIVPMLREKPEDAEVLAFCDRLKGELDGLFALGAPLRAIVDKKPARAANKRWDWVRRGAPIILEIGPRDAANDVVTLIRRDRLREGDKIVSTATPRAEFVSAVPALLAEIQAALFAEAKARLEANIRSDLTSFAEIADYFGKAAEDDEAAAAFKGWVRAPWARPTGAELEEVETRLKALKLTLRNIPLQQSAPKGVCVFTGRPAVEEILIARAY, translated from the coding sequence ATGAAACGCGCTCTGTCGGTCACGAGAGAAGAAAATTTCGCGCAATGGTATCAGGCCATCGTCGCCGAGGCCGATATGGCCGAGACGAGCCCGGTGCGCGGCTGCATGATCGTCAAGCCCTGGGGCTACGGCGTCTGGGAGCTGATCCAGGGCGCGCTCGACCGGCGCATCAAAGAGACCGGCCACGACAATTGCTATTTTCCGCTGTTCATCCCCATGAGCTTCATCGCTCAGGAGGCGAGCCATGTCGAAGGCTTCGCCAAGGAGATGGCGGTCGTCACCCATCATCGGCTGAAGGCGGTGGACGGCAAGCTCGTCGTCGATCCCGACTCCAAGCTCGAGGAGCCGCTGATCGTGCGGCCGACCTCGGAGACGATCATCGGCGACGCCTTCCGCCGCTGGGTCTCCTCGCATCGCGACTTGCCCGTGCTCATCAATCAATGGGCCAATGTCGTGCGCTGGGAGATGCGCACGCGGCTTTTTCTGCGCACCAGCGAATTCCTCTGGCAGGAGGGCCACACCGCCCATGCCGACGAGGCCGACGCGCGGGAAGAGACGCGCAAAATGCTCGAGGTCTATCGGCAAATCGTCGAGGATGCGCTCGCCGTGCCGGTGATCGCCGGCGAGAAGCCCGAGAATGAGCGCTTTCCCGGCGCCGTGAACACTTATTCCATCGAGGCGATGATGCAGGACGGCAAGGCCCTGCAGGCCGGCACCTCGCATTATCTCGGAACCAATTTCGCCCATGCGCAGAATATCCGCTTCCAGAGCGCGAGCGGCGAGCTCGAATATTGCCACACGACGAGCTGGGGCGTCTCGACGCGGCTCATCGGCGGCGTGATCATGACCCATGGCGACGACGACGGGCTGCGCCTGCCGCCCGCCATCGCTCCGCGTCAGGTGGTGATCGTGCCCATGCTGCGCGAGAAGCCCGAGGACGCCGAGGTGCTCGCCTTCTGCGACAGGCTCAAGGGCGAGCTGGACGGGCTCTTCGCGCTCGGCGCGCCTTTGCGCGCGATCGTCGACAAGAAGCCGGCGCGCGCCGCCAATAAGCGCTGGGACTGGGTGCGCCGGGGCGCGCCGATCATTCTCGAGATCGGCCCGCGCGACGCCGCCAATGACGTTGTGACGCTGATCCGCCGCGATCGGCTGCGCGAGGGCGACAAGATCGTCTCGACGGCGACGCCACGCGCGGAATTCGTGAGCGCGGTCCCTGCCCTGCTGGCGGAAATCCAGGCGGCGCTGTTCGCCGAGGCCAAGGCGCGGCTCGAGGCGAATATTCGCTCTGATCTGACGAGCTTCGCCGAGATCGCCGATTATTTCGGCAAGGCGGCCGAGGACGACGAGGCTGCGGCTGCTTTCAAAGGCTGGGTGCGCGCGCCCTGGGCGCGGCCGACCGGCGCCGAGCTCGAGGAAGTGGAGACGCGGCTGAAGGCGCTGAAGCTGACGCTGCGCAATATTCCGCTCCAGCAGAGCGCGCCGAAGGGCGTGTGCGTCTTCACCGGCCGGCCGGCGGTGGAGGAGATTTTGATCGCTCGCGCTTATTAG
- a CDS encoding antitoxin Xre/MbcA/ParS toxin-binding domain-containing protein: MAATAVSRILDHLKTDGGLQGKDIANIVAVSPATVSRWSSGKATPDLRTQTVIAELRYVVDRLSDFYTADETRLWLHAKHPMLNGERAIDIINEGRTQAVLAIIDALDSGAYT; encoded by the coding sequence ATGGCCGCCACCGCAGTCAGCCGCATCCTCGATCACCTCAAGACCGACGGCGGTCTCCAGGGCAAGGATATCGCCAATATCGTCGCCGTATCGCCCGCCACTGTATCGCGATGGTCGAGCGGCAAGGCGACGCCCGATCTTCGAACACAGACAGTCATCGCCGAGCTGAGATATGTCGTCGATCGCTTGTCGGACTTCTACACCGCAGACGAAACGCGTCTGTGGCTGCACGCCAAGCATCCCATGCTGAACGGCGAGCGGGCGATCGACATCATCAATGAGGGGCGGACGCAAGCCGTGCTCGCCATCATCGACGCTCTCGACTCGGGCGCCTACACCTGA
- a CDS encoding RES family NAD+ phosphorylase, producing MAELRKARDLALLDAIDAMDREPFEGKVWRAVRDGRDPTLGFPSQSRWCNGEFDILYTSLARDGAIAEIGALLSAQPVFPSKTRWDCHELTVRATRTLRIADMLKLKTLGVDVATYQERQYDQTQAIADAAFFLGFDGLIAPSARWACSNLMLFTSRLQSGDIEPAADAGVPIDWAEWRRANRFKPPSDA from the coding sequence ATGGCCGAGTTGCGAAAGGCGCGCGATCTCGCGCTTCTCGATGCGATCGACGCGATGGACCGCGAGCCGTTCGAAGGCAAAGTCTGGCGCGCCGTGAGGGATGGCCGCGATCCGACACTCGGCTTTCCCTCGCAAAGCCGATGGTGCAATGGCGAGTTCGACATTCTCTACACATCGCTCGCGCGAGACGGCGCAATCGCCGAAATTGGCGCGCTGCTGTCCGCGCAGCCCGTGTTTCCTTCGAAGACGCGATGGGACTGCCACGAGCTGACCGTGCGGGCGACCAGGACACTGCGTATCGCCGACATGCTGAAGCTAAAGACGCTCGGCGTCGACGTCGCGACCTATCAGGAGCGTCAATACGACCAGACGCAAGCCATCGCCGACGCGGCATTTTTCCTCGGCTTCGACGGGCTGATCGCTCCGAGCGCCCGATGGGCCTGCAGCAATCTGATGCTCTTCACGTCGCGATTGCAGTCGGGCGACATCGAGCCGGCCGCCGACGCGGGAGTCCCGATCGATTGGGCGGAATGGCGTCGCGCCAATCGCTTTAAGCCGCCGTCCGACGCCTGA
- a CDS encoding energy transducer TonB has protein sequence MKAAAFFLAFLLVLAQPAAAQSIFDGLGGTGDPARDAASAEYEQWKRTIARQTKEHTSRLWLGHGSVTVHFCVDAAGRVADAQVVKASNNEQALLALSTISSLKLPPPPASARKAAGGKCHLFSQSFYYP, from the coding sequence ATGAAAGCGGCGGCGTTTTTTTTGGCCTTTCTGCTCGTTCTCGCCCAACCGGCGGCGGCCCAATCGATCTTCGACGGGCTCGGCGGAACGGGAGACCCTGCGCGGGACGCCGCCTCGGCGGAATATGAGCAATGGAAGAGGACGATCGCCCGTCAGACCAAAGAACACACCTCGCGCCTCTGGCTCGGACATGGGTCTGTGACCGTGCATTTCTGCGTCGACGCCGCCGGCCGAGTGGCCGATGCGCAGGTCGTGAAAGCCAGCAATAACGAGCAGGCGCTCCTCGCCTTGAGCACGATTTCCTCGCTCAAATTGCCGCCGCCGCCGGCCTCGGCCCGCAAGGCGGCCGGCGGCAAGTGCCACTTATTCTCGCAGAGCTTCTACTATCCATGA